The proteins below are encoded in one region of Streptomyces sp. NBC_00490:
- a CDS encoding arsenate reductase family protein: MEIWINPACSKCRSALTLLDAEGADYTVRRYLEDVPSEAEIKDVLDRLGLEPWDITRTQEAAAKELGLKDWARDEPSRDRWIKALSEHPKLIQRPIITAEDGTAVVGRTDEAVRDALSR, from the coding sequence ATGGAGATCTGGATCAACCCGGCCTGTTCCAAGTGCCGCAGCGCCCTCACTCTGCTCGACGCCGAGGGCGCCGACTACACCGTCCGCCGCTACCTGGAGGACGTACCGAGCGAGGCCGAGATCAAGGACGTACTCGACCGTCTCGGCCTCGAACCGTGGGACATCACCCGTACCCAGGAGGCCGCCGCCAAGGAGCTCGGGCTCAAGGACTGGGCCCGGGACGAGCCCTCGCGGGACCGCTGGATCAAGGCGCTCTCCGAGCACCCCAAGCTGATCCAGCGGCCGATCATCACGGCGGAGGACGGGACGGCGGTGGTCGGCCGTACCGACGAGGCCGTACGGGATGCTCTGTCCCGTTGA